The Mycobacterium paragordonae genome includes a region encoding these proteins:
- the treY gene encoding malto-oligosyltrehalose synthase: MPFPVSATYRLQLRGASSGFAFTLGDAENLLDYLDELGVSHVYLSPVLTATSGSSHGYDVTDPTTVSSDLGGPEGLARLSSAAQARGMGVVIDVVPNHVGIDQPAQNAWWWDVLRHGRDSEYAGYFDIDWTLDDAGRIVLPLLGSDDDAADLTVDGDLLRLGDLALPIAPGTGNGAGPEVHERQHYRLVGWRNGVVGYRRFFSITSLAGLRQEDRSVFDASHAEVARWFSEGIVDGVRIDHPDGLADPASYLIWLRELVGPEAWIVIEKILAVDEALEPTLPVAGTTGYDVLREVGGLFVDPRGEAALTELVGSAGVDYGAMPDMLAQLKIRAATDTLGSELARLRRSIVATAGADDPRLPDAVAALLTHIDVYRCDYQSLSAILSTALAKTQAAQPDLGPALAVVAAALARGGEPATRLQQLCGAVTAKAVEDCLFYRDARLVSLNEVGGEPHRFGVGAAEFHQSSATRARLWPSAMTTLTTHDTKRGEDVRARIGVLSQVPSLWTEFLGRWETHAPSPDPATGQFLWQNIFGVWPVSGEVTGELRDRLHSYAEKAIREAAWHTSWNDPDSDFEGAVHRWLDAVLDGPVAGELTKLVGQLNPHAASDALGQKLLALTVPGIPDVYQGTELWDDSLVDPDNRREVDYAARRSALKDLQHPKIRVVTTALRLRRSRPDCFLHGDYVPVLAAGQAGDHIVAFRRGPGILVAVTRWTVALADTGWGDTVLPLPEGSWTDRLTGAMASGPTSAAQLFGELPVVLLERLDD, encoded by the coding sequence ATGCCTTTTCCGGTCTCGGCAACCTACCGGTTGCAGCTGCGCGGCGCGTCCAGTGGCTTCGCGTTCACCCTCGGCGACGCTGAAAACCTGTTGGACTACCTCGATGAGCTCGGGGTGTCCCATGTCTACCTGTCCCCCGTGCTGACCGCGACCAGTGGATCCTCGCACGGTTATGACGTCACCGATCCGACGACGGTGTCGTCGGACCTCGGCGGCCCGGAGGGGCTGGCCCGGTTGTCGTCGGCGGCGCAGGCCCGCGGTATGGGCGTGGTGATCGACGTGGTGCCCAATCACGTCGGAATCGACCAGCCCGCGCAGAACGCCTGGTGGTGGGATGTTCTGCGGCACGGGCGGGACTCCGAATACGCCGGATACTTCGACATCGATTGGACGCTGGACGACGCGGGCCGAATCGTGTTGCCGTTGTTGGGATCTGACGACGACGCGGCCGATCTGACCGTGGACGGCGACCTGCTGCGACTGGGCGACCTGGCGCTTCCCATCGCCCCCGGCACCGGTAACGGCGCCGGCCCCGAGGTGCACGAACGCCAGCACTACCGCCTGGTCGGGTGGCGCAACGGGGTCGTCGGATACCGCCGGTTCTTCTCGATCACCTCGCTCGCCGGGTTGCGGCAGGAGGACCGCAGCGTGTTCGACGCCAGCCACGCGGAAGTCGCGCGCTGGTTCAGCGAGGGCATCGTCGACGGGGTTCGGATCGACCATCCCGACGGATTGGCCGATCCGGCAAGCTATTTGATCTGGCTGCGCGAGTTGGTGGGACCCGAGGCCTGGATCGTGATCGAGAAGATCCTGGCCGTTGACGAGGCCCTGGAACCCACGCTGCCGGTCGCCGGCACCACCGGTTACGACGTGCTGCGGGAGGTGGGCGGACTTTTCGTCGACCCGAGGGGCGAAGCCGCGCTGACCGAACTCGTGGGGTCCGCGGGGGTGGATTACGGCGCGATGCCGGACATGTTGGCGCAACTGAAGATTCGCGCCGCCACCGACACGCTGGGCAGTGAGCTGGCCCGGCTGCGGCGCAGCATCGTGGCGACCGCGGGTGCCGATGATCCGCGGTTGCCCGACGCGGTGGCCGCTTTACTGACTCACATCGACGTCTACCGGTGCGACTACCAGTCGCTGTCGGCGATCCTGTCCACCGCCCTGGCGAAAACCCAAGCCGCGCAACCCGACCTAGGTCCAGCGCTGGCCGTGGTGGCCGCGGCACTGGCCCGCGGCGGTGAACCCGCCACCCGCCTGCAGCAACTGTGCGGCGCGGTGACGGCGAAGGCGGTCGAAGACTGCCTGTTCTACCGCGACGCCCGCCTGGTATCGCTCAACGAGGTCGGCGGCGAACCGCACCGGTTCGGTGTCGGCGCCGCCGAATTCCACCAGAGTTCGGCCACCCGGGCCCGGCTGTGGCCCTCGGCCATGACGACGCTGACCACGCACGACACCAAACGCGGTGAGGATGTGCGGGCCCGGATCGGGGTGCTGTCGCAGGTGCCGTCGTTGTGGACGGAATTCCTCGGCCGCTGGGAGACCCACGCACCGTCTCCCGATCCCGCGACCGGACAGTTCCTGTGGCAGAACATCTTCGGTGTCTGGCCGGTGAGCGGCGAGGTCACCGGGGAACTGCGCGACCGGTTGCATTCCTACGCCGAGAAGGCGATTCGCGAGGCCGCCTGGCACACGTCGTGGAACGACCCGGACTCCGACTTCGAAGGCGCCGTGCACCGTTGGCTGGATGCCGTGCTCGATGGGCCGGTGGCCGGCGAACTGACCAAACTCGTCGGGCAACTCAACCCGCACGCCGCCAGCGACGCACTGGGGCAGAAGCTGCTTGCGCTGACCGTGCCGGGCATCCCCGACGTGTACCAGGGCACCGAGTTGTGGGACGACAGCCTGGTCGACCCCGACAACCGCCGCGAGGTCGACTACGCGGCCCGCCGCAGTGCACTGAAAGACCTGCAGCACCCGAAGATTCGCGTGGTCACGACGGCGCTTCGGCTGCGGCGCTCACGGCCGGACTGCTTCCTGCACGGCGACTACGTGCCGGTGCTCGCCGCGGGTCAGGCCGGCGACCACATCGTCGCGTTCCGCCGCGGCCCCGGCATCCTGGTGGCGGTGACCCGCTGGACGGTGGCGCTTGCGGACACCGGCTGGGGCGACACCGTGCTGCCACTGCCGGAGGGGTCGTGGACCGACCGGTTGACCGGTGCGATGGCCAGCGGACCGACGTCGGCCGCCCAATTGTTCGGTGAGTTGCCCGTGGTGCTGCTGGAGCGTCTTGATGACTGA
- the glgX gene encoding glycogen debranching protein GlgX — protein MSSTERGNESSYDGADGSPELVTVWPGAPFPLGATYDGAGTNFSLFSEVADRVELCLIDRDGSETRINLDEVDGYIWHCYLPTVTPGQRYGFRVHGPFDPAAGHRCDPSKLLLDPYGKSFVGDFDFSQALFSYDLAVAAEDPSETGTPPMVDSLGHTMTSVVINPFFDWASDRAPGTPYHETIIYEAHVKGMTQTHPGIPHELRGTYAGLAHPVIIDHLKSLNVTAIELMPVHQFMHDHRLVDLGLRNYWGYNTFGFLAPHYQYAATRKPGGAVAEFKAMVRTFHEANIEVILDVVYNHTAEGNQLGPTINFRGIDNAAYYRLVDGDLRHYKDFTGTGNSLNVRHPHTLQLIMDSLRYWVLEMHVDGFRFDLAATLAREFYDVDRLSAFFDLVQQDPVVSQVKLIAEPWDVGEGGYQVGNFPGLWTEWNGKYRDTVRDYWRGEPATLGEFASRLTGSSDLYEATGRRPGASINFVTAHDGFTMHDLVSYNEKHNAANGEDNRDGESHNRSWNCGVEGPTDDPDIMALRCQQMRNFWATLMVSQGTPMISHGDEIGRTQSGNNNVYCQDSELSWMDWSFVEKNADQLACARKVTRLRKKHPVFRRRRFLRGRPIRSGEADIHDIAWLTPAGQEMTEQDWDNDFGKSIAVFLNGQALPEPNRRGERIVDDSFLLCFNAHDQEVTFVMPHGDYAQQWTVELDTTSPTGVAERVVDQGDEVALPGRSVLILRKTL, from the coding sequence GTCGAGTTGTGCCTGATCGACCGCGACGGCAGCGAAACCCGGATAAACCTCGACGAGGTCGACGGCTACATATGGCACTGCTACCTCCCGACCGTCACGCCCGGACAACGCTACGGGTTCCGGGTACACGGGCCGTTCGATCCGGCGGCCGGGCACCGGTGTGATCCGAGCAAGTTGTTGCTCGACCCCTACGGCAAATCCTTCGTCGGGGACTTCGATTTCAGCCAGGCGCTGTTCTCCTACGACCTCGCGGTGGCGGCGGAGGATCCGTCCGAAACCGGTACTCCCCCGATGGTCGATTCGCTGGGTCACACCATGACCAGCGTGGTGATCAACCCGTTCTTCGACTGGGCCTCCGACCGGGCGCCGGGCACGCCGTATCACGAAACCATCATCTACGAAGCGCACGTCAAGGGCATGACCCAAACCCATCCCGGCATCCCGCACGAGCTGCGCGGCACGTATGCCGGCCTGGCGCACCCGGTGATCATCGACCACCTGAAGTCCCTGAACGTCACCGCCATCGAGCTGATGCCGGTGCACCAGTTCATGCACGACCACCGGCTGGTAGACCTGGGACTGCGAAACTACTGGGGCTACAACACATTCGGCTTCCTTGCCCCGCACTATCAATACGCGGCCACTCGCAAACCGGGCGGGGCCGTCGCCGAATTCAAGGCCATGGTGCGCACCTTCCACGAGGCCAACATCGAGGTGATCCTCGACGTCGTCTACAACCACACCGCCGAAGGAAACCAACTCGGCCCGACGATCAACTTCCGCGGCATCGACAACGCCGCCTACTACCGCCTGGTCGACGGTGACCTTCGGCACTACAAAGATTTCACCGGCACCGGCAACAGCCTGAACGTGCGGCACCCGCACACCCTGCAGCTCATCATGGACTCGCTGCGCTACTGGGTGCTCGAGATGCACGTCGACGGTTTCCGGTTCGACCTGGCGGCCACCCTGGCCCGCGAGTTCTATGACGTCGACCGGCTGTCAGCGTTTTTCGACCTGGTCCAGCAGGATCCGGTGGTCAGCCAGGTGAAGTTGATCGCCGAACCGTGGGATGTCGGCGAAGGCGGTTACCAGGTCGGGAATTTCCCAGGTTTGTGGACCGAGTGGAACGGGAAATACCGCGACACTGTGCGCGACTACTGGCGGGGCGAGCCCGCAACCCTCGGCGAGTTCGCTTCCCGGCTGACCGGGTCGTCGGACCTGTATGAGGCGACCGGCCGGCGGCCCGGCGCCAGCATCAATTTCGTCACCGCCCACGACGGCTTCACCATGCATGACTTGGTGTCCTACAACGAAAAACACAACGCCGCCAACGGGGAAGACAACCGCGACGGGGAGAGCCACAACCGGTCCTGGAACTGCGGCGTGGAAGGCCCGACCGACGACCCGGACATCATGGCGCTGCGCTGCCAGCAGATGCGCAACTTCTGGGCGACGCTGATGGTCAGTCAGGGCACCCCGATGATCTCCCACGGCGATGAGATCGGGCGCACGCAATCAGGTAACAACAACGTCTACTGCCAGGACTCCGAGTTGTCTTGGATGGATTGGTCGTTCGTCGAGAAGAACGCCGATCAGTTGGCCTGCGCCCGCAAGGTGACGCGGCTTCGTAAGAAGCATCCGGTTTTTCGGCGGCGCCGCTTCCTCCGGGGCCGGCCCATCCGCAGCGGTGAAGCCGACATCCACGACATCGCCTGGCTGACACCGGCCGGTCAGGAGATGACCGAGCAGGACTGGGACAACGATTTCGGCAAGAGCATCGCGGTGTTCCTCAATGGCCAGGCCCTCCCCGAACCGAATCGCCGTGGCGAACGCATCGTCGATGACTCGTTCCTGCTGTGTTTCAACGCCCACGACCAGGAAGTCACATTTGTCATGCCGCACGGCGACTATGCACAGCAGTGGACAGTGGAGCTGGACACCACCAGCCCGACCGGCGTGGCCGAGCGGGTGGTCGATCAAGGTGACGAGGTAGCGCTGCCCGGCCGCTCCGTGCTCATCTTGCGTAAGACGTTGTGA